A single genomic interval of Bacillus sp. es.036 harbors:
- a CDS encoding FUSC family protein, with protein sequence MIDIKHKVFKFVGGRILKTGLAAFLTAWICDALGLPVLFAVITAIVTVEPTASDSIKKGLVRFPAAAIGAGFAMLFESFLHQSPFTFALAATFTLIACHKLGLDDGMLVATLTAVAMIPDTTGDYMTSFVGRLSTTLIGIVVSTAVNYFVMPPKFHTMINQAVKRLYKNAGDLLDQIIIDLPHAKRQTLVYQRLSRDLERTYKLISYQREEWKYRRHSIHEVRNFSVVLKKLEYLQKILYHLGNMLFTDTKNTIDQDDHRIIIEAGRSISKAFHNPSVQNSEAHLESIEKLDQLFHDLDDTRDETTDPRHHFTGKMIVIFELLSLNDVIDDLSILVEKEKRYKSRGDKRDADL encoded by the coding sequence ATGATAGACATTAAGCATAAAGTATTTAAATTTGTTGGTGGACGTATTTTAAAAACAGGACTGGCGGCATTTCTGACCGCCTGGATTTGTGATGCGCTTGGACTACCTGTTCTTTTTGCGGTCATAACCGCGATTGTAACAGTTGAACCGACGGCATCTGATTCCATTAAAAAAGGACTTGTGCGCTTTCCTGCCGCGGCGATCGGCGCTGGATTTGCGATGCTGTTTGAATCTTTTTTACATCAATCGCCCTTCACGTTTGCGTTAGCCGCAACCTTCACGCTAATCGCCTGTCATAAGCTTGGGCTTGATGACGGGATGCTCGTCGCAACGCTCACAGCTGTGGCGATGATTCCAGATACAACAGGCGATTACATGACCTCTTTTGTGGGCAGACTCAGTACGACGTTAATCGGCATTGTCGTTTCAACGGCTGTTAACTATTTTGTGATGCCCCCTAAATTCCATACGATGATCAATCAGGCTGTTAAGCGTCTGTACAAGAATGCAGGTGATTTATTAGACCAAATTATCATTGACCTGCCCCATGCCAAAAGACAGACACTTGTTTACCAGCGATTAAGTCGCGATCTTGAACGAACGTATAAATTGATTTCATATCAGCGAGAAGAGTGGAAATATCGCAGGCACAGCATTCATGAAGTGCGTAATTTTTCAGTTGTTCTAAAAAAGCTCGAATACTTACAGAAGATCCTTTACCATCTTGGCAATATGTTGTTTACCGATACGAAAAACACAATTGATCAAGACGATCATCGTATTATTATTGAAGCAGGTCGTTCGATTTCAAAAGCGTTTCATAATCCTTCTGTCCAGAATTCAGAAGCGCATTTGGAAAGCATTGAAAAACTTGATCAGTTGTTTCACGATCTGGATGACACAAGGGATGAAACAACTGATCCGCGTCATCATTTTACCGGAAAGATGATTGTGATCTTTGAATTATTATCTTTAAATGATGTGATTGATGATCTTTCAATTTTAGTGGAGAAAGAGAAAAGGTACAAAAGTAGGGGGGATAAACGTGACGCTGATCTTTGA
- a CDS encoding general stress protein, producing the protein MSRPVVREYQNDEKLKSDIEELSNIGVSKDDIYVLSHDDDRTNRVADGVDANTIGKKEMGLSSLKNVFSKKGDELRSKMQEIGFSKEESERYEDEMDKGKIFMFVTDTDKVTEWK; encoded by the coding sequence GTGAGTAGACCAGTAGTACGTGAATATCAAAACGATGAGAAACTAAAAAGTGATATCGAGGAGCTAAGCAATATCGGCGTCTCAAAAGATGACATCTACGTGCTTTCCCATGACGATGACCGCACAAATCGCGTTGCAGACGGTGTTGATGCAAACACGATCGGTAAAAAAGAAATGGGGCTTAGCAGCCTGAAGAACGTATTTAGTAAAAAAGGCGACGAACTGCGCAGCAAAATGCAAGAAATCGGATTTTCGAAAGAAGAATCTGAGCGCTATGAAGACGAAATGGACAAAGGTAAGATCTTCATGTTCGTGACAGATACAGATAAAGTAACAGAGTGGAAGTAA
- a CDS encoding SLAP domain-containing protein — MTLIFEEKWDRTIAERDRRMYQDIYAKHPIQEGKLQFIPVRIAFNHRNDLLASVCIVNGRDDWKLEDRLLSYFEQNTLIAEKRFTHELTVQANTAVPWTFIFTPETMVRQATLQNWEISD; from the coding sequence GTGACGCTGATCTTTGAGGAAAAGTGGGATCGTACGATTGCGGAGCGCGATCGTAGAATGTATCAGGACATTTATGCAAAGCATCCGATACAAGAGGGAAAGTTACAGTTTATTCCGGTTCGGATCGCGTTCAACCACCGGAATGACTTACTCGCTTCTGTCTGTATCGTAAATGGCAGAGATGACTGGAAGCTCGAAGACCGTTTGCTGTCTTATTTTGAACAGAATACGCTTATAGCGGAGAAGCGTTTTACTCACGAGCTAACGGTGCAAGCGAACACAGCTGTACCATGGACATTTATTTTTACCCCTGAGACGATGGTTCGACAAGCAACACTGCAAAACTGGGAAATTTCTGATTAA
- a CDS encoding DUF1499 domain-containing protein: protein MSSEQLGVKEGKLAPCPDKPNCVSSQSTDEKHGMKPIPYNGTAEEALTKLKTILTNRKRTEIVEADTHYIRAEEKSKLFKFVDDIEFYIDTASENIHFRSASRTGYSDMGVNKKRMNEIREAFQNA from the coding sequence GTGAGTTCAGAACAATTAGGCGTGAAAGAAGGGAAACTTGCTCCCTGTCCAGATAAACCAAACTGCGTATCGAGTCAAAGTACTGACGAGAAACATGGGATGAAGCCAATTCCGTATAACGGGACGGCAGAAGAAGCATTAACAAAGTTAAAAACAATCCTAACCAATCGAAAGCGCACTGAAATTGTAGAAGCTGATACACACTACATACGTGCGGAGGAGAAGTCAAAACTGTTTAAATTCGTTGATGATATCGAATTTTACATTGATACAGCAAGCGAAAATATTCATTTTCGTTCCGCTTCTCGGACCGGCTACTCAGATATGGGTGTTAATAAAAAGCGGATGAATGAAATAAGAGAAGCGTTTCAGAATGCATAA
- the fumC gene encoding class II fumarate hydratase: MDYRIERDTIGEIKVPADKMWGAQTQRSKQNFKIGNEQMPLEVVKAFAMLKKGAALANQRLGKLEDVKAEAIVKAADEVINGDHNEHFPLVVWQTGSGTQSNMNMNEVLAFRANELLQEQGSEERIHPNDDVNKSQSSNDTFPTALHVAAVLSVEDHLYPALIELKETLYQKMQDNEHIIKIGRTHLQDATPLTLGQEISGWHRMLVKCENMLLESVKYMKELAIGGTAVGTGLNAHPKFGDMVAEEISKMTDKTFASAENKFHALTSHDEIVHVHGTLKALAADLMKIANDVRWLASGPRCGIGELTIPANEPGSSIMPGKVNPTQSEALTMVAAQVMGNDATIGFSASQGNFELNVFKPVIIYNFLQSSRLLADGMKSFNDKCAVGIEPNKEVIQDYLKNSLMLVTALNPHIGYENAAKIAKKAHEDGTTLRESALESGLLTAEQFDEIVRPEDMIAPKE; the protein is encoded by the coding sequence ATGGATTATCGAATTGAACGAGACACAATTGGAGAAATCAAAGTACCAGCAGATAAAATGTGGGGTGCACAGACGCAACGAAGCAAGCAGAACTTTAAAATCGGCAATGAGCAAATGCCGCTTGAAGTAGTAAAAGCATTTGCAATGTTGAAAAAGGGCGCAGCACTCGCAAATCAGCGTCTTGGTAAGCTTGAAGATGTGAAAGCTGAAGCCATTGTGAAGGCAGCGGATGAAGTCATTAATGGGGATCATAATGAACACTTCCCACTCGTTGTATGGCAGACTGGAAGTGGAACGCAGTCCAACATGAATATGAATGAAGTGCTCGCATTTCGTGCGAATGAACTTTTACAGGAACAGGGGAGTGAAGAACGTATTCATCCAAATGATGACGTGAACAAGTCCCAATCTTCCAATGATACGTTCCCAACAGCGCTGCACGTTGCGGCTGTTCTTTCTGTTGAGGATCATCTTTATCCAGCTCTTATTGAGCTGAAAGAAACGCTCTATCAAAAAATGCAGGACAATGAACATATTATTAAAATTGGACGTACGCACCTTCAAGATGCAACGCCACTTACGCTCGGTCAAGAAATTAGTGGCTGGCATCGTATGCTTGTGAAGTGTGAGAATATGCTTCTTGAAAGTGTGAAATACATGAAGGAGCTTGCGATTGGTGGAACAGCGGTAGGAACTGGACTAAATGCCCATCCGAAGTTCGGAGACATGGTAGCGGAAGAAATTAGCAAAATGACGGACAAGACGTTCGCATCAGCTGAAAATAAATTCCATGCGCTTACAAGTCACGATGAAATTGTCCACGTACATGGTACGCTAAAGGCGCTTGCGGCGGATCTAATGAAAATCGCAAACGACGTGCGCTGGCTTGCAAGTGGCCCACGCTGTGGAATTGGTGAACTGACAATTCCAGCGAATGAGCCGGGAAGCTCCATCATGCCAGGAAAAGTAAACCCTACACAGAGTGAGGCGCTTACGATGGTAGCGGCTCAAGTGATGGGGAATGACGCAACAATCGGTTTTTCAGCGAGTCAGGGGAACTTTGAATTAAACGTCTTTAAGCCAGTTATTATTTATAACTTCCTGCAGTCATCGCGTTTACTCGCAGACGGAATGAAGTCCTTTAATGATAAGTGTGCAGTAGGTATTGAGCCGAATAAAGAAGTCATTCAAGATTACTTGAAAAATTCGCTTATGCTTGTAACAGCTTTGAACCCGCATATCGGTTATGAAAATGCGGCAAAAATTGCGAAAAAAGCGCATGAAGATGGTACAACGCTACGTGAATCAGCTCTTGAGAGCGGCCTTCTGACAGCGGAGCAGTTCGATGAGATCGTTCGTCCTGAAGATATGATTGCACCAAAAGAATAA
- a CDS encoding TAXI family TRAP transporter solute-binding subunit, translating to MGKKKLMSLFVVVLSMAMILGACGGSDSEGEANGSPSELSLLTGGTGGTYFPLGGELANIIQDETDIESANAQSSGASVENMQILQDGDADVAFTQTDIAAYATNGELMFEDGKVDNIQAIGTLYPETIQIVTLEESGIASVDELKGKKVSVGAPGSGTYANAEQVLAAHDITMDDIDAQHLAFDESTEGIQDGTIDAAFITSGTPTGAVEGLSAQKQVTILPIEQDKIDKLIEEHPYYAEDTVKSGTYGLESDVKTVAVLAMLVARSDLDEDYVYQVTKAIFDNSDKITHAKGEFITADSALEGVGIDLHPGAKKYFDEKGVE from the coding sequence ATGGGAAAGAAAAAGTTGATGAGTTTGTTTGTCGTCGTGCTATCGATGGCAATGATACTCGGTGCTTGTGGAGGGTCTGATTCAGAAGGAGAAGCGAACGGATCCCCTTCAGAGCTAAGTTTATTAACTGGTGGTACGGGAGGAACTTATTTTCCTTTAGGTGGTGAGCTTGCGAATATTATTCAAGATGAAACAGATATTGAAAGTGCAAATGCTCAGTCCTCTGGTGCTTCTGTTGAAAATATGCAGATTCTCCAAGATGGCGATGCAGACGTTGCGTTTACGCAAACAGATATCGCAGCTTATGCAACAAACGGTGAACTGATGTTTGAAGATGGAAAAGTAGACAATATCCAGGCAATTGGAACGCTTTATCCTGAAACAATTCAAATCGTAACGCTTGAGGAAAGCGGCATTGCCTCTGTAGATGAATTAAAAGGAAAGAAAGTATCGGTTGGAGCACCAGGAAGTGGAACATACGCGAATGCGGAGCAAGTGCTCGCAGCTCATGACATCACAATGGATGATATCGATGCGCAGCACCTAGCATTTGATGAGTCAACAGAAGGTATTCAAGACGGTACAATTGACGCTGCCTTTATTACATCAGGTACACCGACAGGCGCAGTCGAAGGACTATCTGCACAAAAGCAGGTAACAATCCTACCAATCGAACAAGATAAAATCGATAAGTTGATTGAAGAGCACCCGTACTATGCAGAAGATACGGTGAAAAGCGGAACTTATGGCCTAGAGAGCGATGTAAAAACAGTTGCCGTTCTTGCGATGCTTGTAGCTCGTTCCGATCTTGATGAAGATTACGTGTATCAAGTGACGAAAGCGATCTTTGATAACTCTGATAAAATCACCCATGCAAAAGGGGAGTTCATTACAGCTGATTCCGCACTAGAGGGTGTTGGCATTGATCTTCATCCTGGTGCTAAGAAATATTTTGATGAAAAAGGTGTCGAGTAA
- a CDS encoding glutathione peroxidase: MSVHSFTAETLQGKEMPLSEYSGKVLLIVNTASKCGLTPQYEGLQELYTSLEDKPFEILGFPCNQFGEQEPGSKEDIEEFCSINYGVSFPMFAKIDVNGVNAHPLYKYLTQEAPGIEHGDIPWNFTKFLVNQNGEVVKRYEPKTEPGELKEDIEEML, from the coding sequence ATGAGTGTCCATTCATTCACTGCAGAAACACTTCAAGGGAAAGAAATGCCGCTTTCAGAATATAGCGGAAAGGTTCTTCTTATTGTCAATACGGCAAGCAAATGTGGGTTAACCCCACAATATGAAGGGCTCCAGGAGCTGTATACGTCGCTTGAAGACAAGCCTTTTGAAATTCTAGGATTTCCTTGTAACCAGTTTGGCGAGCAGGAACCTGGATCGAAGGAAGATATTGAGGAATTCTGTTCAATAAACTATGGCGTCAGTTTTCCAATGTTCGCTAAAATCGATGTGAACGGCGTAAATGCTCATCCTTTATACAAGTATTTAACGCAGGAAGCGCCAGGGATCGAACACGGTGATATTCCATGGAACTTTACGAAGTTTCTCGTAAATCAAAATGGTGAGGTTGTAAAACGCTATGAACCTAAGACTGAGCCGGGTGAGCTAAAGGAAGATATCGAGGAAATGCTCTAA
- a CDS encoding sigma-70 family RNA polymerase sigma factor has translation MTESIVEWQTEEGFREVVSRYANALYAVSYSVLGDYHLAQDVAQEAFIKAYLKRHSLDNPEKIGSWLTSIARNLSLDLKRKRKRMVQVVEQSFQEKAIFQLLETKEVETSDLVWQALYELKEDVRTSVVLHYMGGYSMAEIASMLACSTSAIESRIRRARAKMKKEMNEMVEKNLSEQNVGEEFERKVFKELRLRSALFDQVELTNANFMNSNLAQSIFTDAYMVEATFTNMNMCGISFRDIDLSDLKVEDAQMGGAVFRNIGLPPKDHFAAGRREEHMPILFEKCDLHGSTLTGCNLKGVKVEKSEVEGMTIDGISVEELLKVYKEKKSE, from the coding sequence TTGACGGAATCAATTGTAGAATGGCAGACAGAAGAAGGGTTTCGAGAGGTGGTAAGTCGCTATGCAAATGCACTCTATGCCGTTTCTTATAGTGTTCTTGGGGACTACCATCTCGCCCAAGATGTTGCGCAAGAAGCATTTATAAAAGCCTACTTGAAGCGCCATTCACTGGACAATCCAGAGAAGATAGGAAGCTGGTTAACGAGTATTGCTCGAAATCTAAGTCTGGATTTAAAAAGAAAACGAAAGCGGATGGTACAAGTGGTGGAGCAGTCGTTTCAAGAAAAGGCAATTTTTCAGTTGCTTGAAACGAAAGAAGTAGAAACAAGCGACCTTGTTTGGCAAGCGCTATATGAACTGAAAGAAGATGTTCGAACTTCTGTTGTTCTTCATTACATGGGAGGGTATTCGATGGCAGAGATTGCTTCCATGTTAGCTTGCTCCACCTCTGCAATTGAGAGTCGAATTCGAAGAGCTAGAGCAAAGATGAAAAAGGAGATGAATGAGATGGTTGAAAAGAATTTAAGTGAGCAAAACGTTGGGGAAGAATTTGAGCGAAAAGTATTTAAAGAACTGCGTCTTCGCAGTGCCTTATTCGATCAAGTGGAGTTAACGAACGCTAATTTCATGAATTCAAACTTAGCTCAATCGATATTTACTGATGCTTATATGGTAGAAGCGACGTTTACAAATATGAATATGTGCGGAATTTCATTTCGAGATATTGATCTTAGTGACCTAAAAGTCGAGGATGCCCAAATGGGTGGCGCGGTTTTTCGAAATATTGGGTTACCACCTAAAGATCATTTTGCAGCGGGAAGAAGAGAAGAGCACATGCCGATTCTTTTTGAGAAATGTGACCTTCATGGGAGCACATTGACAGGTTGTAATTTAAAAGGTGTGAAGGTGGAGAAGTCAGAAGTGGAAGGCATGACGATTGACGGGATTTCGGTGGAAGAATTGTTGAAAGTTTATAAGGAGAAAAAGAGTGAGTGA
- a CDS encoding TRAP transporter permease: protein MTDEQTQELMAKFDPEAGHRRLTGILGWIALAGLVGFSVFQLYTAIFGVFTAQLQRSIHLAFALGLIFLLFPASKKKLRDKTKGRFQVAWYDGLLAIIGVYVGMYWPLNFEELVFRVGRLTTLDLIVGFLAIVLVLEATRRVVGLPITIITSIFLLYAYLGPYMPGFLQHRGLSLDRIIRSMYYTTEGILGTPLGVSSTFIFLFLLFGAFLVKTGVGQYFNDLALVIAGKRVGGPAKVAIFSSALQGTISGSSVANVVTSGSFTIPMMKRLGYRKEFAGGVEAAASTGGQLMPPIMGAAAFLMVEFIGGITYWEIAKAATIPALLYFTGIWIMTHFEAKRIGLRGLTEDEMPNRKAVLARIYLLFPIVAVIFFLMSGTSVTRAALYAILSAIIVGAINKETRMGIGDFIDALANGARTALGVAAATAAAGMIVGVVTLTGLGLKLANSLVSLSGENLLLTLFFTMIASLILGMGSPTTANYVITSTIAAPALIVLSVPELSAHMFVFYFGIVADITPPVALAAFAAAGVSGGEPLRTGVQSAKLAIAAFIIPYIFVLSPELMMIDTTWQSLLWVLFTSLTGMISIGAGMIGYWYRRTHIVERIAAVAAGVMLIYPEGSTDLVGLGLFIALLALQLLIKQDEKKEVANA from the coding sequence ATGACAGACGAACAAACGCAGGAACTAATGGCGAAATTCGATCCTGAAGCAGGGCATCGAAGGCTGACGGGTATTCTTGGATGGATCGCTCTTGCCGGGCTTGTAGGTTTTTCTGTATTTCAGCTTTATACGGCCATATTTGGCGTCTTTACAGCCCAGCTGCAGCGCTCCATTCACTTAGCATTTGCGCTCGGCCTTATTTTTCTTTTATTCCCAGCTTCCAAAAAGAAGCTACGTGATAAAACAAAAGGAAGGTTTCAAGTAGCCTGGTACGATGGGCTTCTTGCGATTATTGGCGTGTACGTGGGAATGTACTGGCCGCTAAACTTCGAAGAACTTGTTTTCAGAGTTGGGCGTTTAACAACGCTCGATTTAATCGTCGGTTTTCTTGCGATCGTACTCGTGCTAGAAGCCACTCGTCGCGTTGTAGGCTTGCCAATCACAATCATTACATCAATCTTTTTGCTTTATGCTTACCTTGGCCCTTATATGCCTGGATTTCTACAGCATCGCGGGTTAAGCCTCGACCGAATTATTCGCTCCATGTACTATACGACAGAAGGAATTTTAGGGACGCCGCTCGGGGTGTCTTCAACCTTCATTTTCCTCTTCCTTCTCTTTGGCGCTTTTCTCGTCAAAACGGGGGTTGGGCAGTATTTCAATGATCTCGCCTTAGTCATTGCAGGAAAGCGTGTTGGTGGTCCTGCAAAAGTAGCGATCTTCTCAAGTGCGCTTCAAGGAACGATTAGCGGAAGCTCGGTTGCGAACGTTGTTACGTCTGGATCATTTACAATCCCAATGATGAAGCGCCTCGGTTATCGAAAAGAGTTCGCTGGTGGTGTTGAGGCAGCGGCTTCGACAGGTGGCCAGCTTATGCCACCGATTATGGGCGCTGCGGCGTTTCTTATGGTGGAATTTATCGGAGGCATAACGTACTGGGAAATTGCGAAAGCGGCCACGATTCCTGCCTTGCTTTATTTTACAGGAATCTGGATTATGACTCATTTTGAAGCAAAGCGGATTGGATTACGAGGATTAACGGAAGATGAAATGCCAAACCGAAAAGCCGTGCTTGCTAGGATCTATCTTCTTTTTCCAATCGTCGCCGTTATCTTCTTTTTAATGTCAGGTACGTCCGTGACGCGTGCGGCTCTTTATGCGATCTTATCTGCGATTATTGTAGGAGCGATTAATAAAGAGACGCGCATGGGAATTGGTGATTTTATTGATGCTCTTGCGAACGGTGCGCGAACGGCCTTAGGTGTAGCGGCTGCAACGGCTGCAGCGGGTATGATTGTTGGTGTCGTGACGCTTACCGGACTCGGATTAAAGCTCGCGAATAGCCTCGTTTCTCTTTCGGGGGAAAATTTACTGCTCACGCTTTTCTTCACAATGATCGCCTCGCTTATTCTCGGAATGGGATCACCCACGACGGCAAACTATGTGATTACATCGACGATTGCGGCCCCGGCTTTAATCGTATTATCTGTACCTGAGCTTTCAGCGCATATGTTTGTGTTCTATTTCGGAATAGTCGCTGATATTACACCGCCAGTTGCGCTCGCAGCATTTGCGGCAGCAGGGGTGTCGGGAGGAGAGCCGCTTAGAACAGGGGTGCAATCCGCCAAGCTAGCAATCGCCGCGTTTATCATTCCATACATTTTCGTGCTCTCACCTGAGCTCATGATGATTGATACGACATGGCAAAGCCTTCTCTGGGTGCTCTTTACATCCTTAACGGGCATGATTAGTATTGGCGCTGGTATGATTGGTTACTGGTACCGTCGTACACATATTGTTGAGCGGATCGCAGCTGTAGCGGCAGGTGTGATGCTCATCTATCCGGAAGGTTCAACAGACCTTGTTGGACTTGGACTCTTTATTGCCCTCCTTGCACTTCAACTGTTGATTAAGCAAGATGAGAAAAAAGAAGTTGCGAATGCTTAA
- a CDS encoding DUF429 domain-containing protein, translating into MNQYAGIDLSGPSNTKDTSLAIFEGNAAQLSFVQLFEGATDEKIYEQFRGKKDVTIGIDAPLSYQPGGGDRPSDRALRQRILKAGMRSGSIMTPTMTRMVYLTLRGISLSRGLEANAHIVEVHPGAAIGLRARLEAVLAYKTDIDSRYELRNFLESEGMTGIPEKALQSSHSFDACLAAYAAWKWHEGKSEFLYQAEPPFHPFDMSC; encoded by the coding sequence ATGAATCAGTATGCTGGCATTGACTTATCAGGACCATCAAACACGAAAGATACGTCACTAGCGATTTTCGAGGGGAACGCTGCACAGCTTTCGTTTGTGCAGTTATTTGAAGGCGCTACGGATGAAAAAATCTACGAACAATTCAGAGGCAAAAAAGATGTAACGATCGGAATAGATGCGCCACTTTCCTATCAACCAGGTGGCGGCGATCGTCCATCCGACCGTGCCCTCAGACAGCGGATTTTGAAAGCCGGGATGCGAAGCGGCTCAATTATGACACCGACGATGACGCGGATGGTGTATTTAACATTAAGAGGGATTTCGCTCTCCAGAGGTCTTGAAGCGAATGCCCATATCGTTGAGGTTCATCCTGGAGCTGCGATTGGATTACGCGCGCGTTTGGAAGCCGTTCTCGCCTACAAAACAGACATTGATTCACGCTATGAGCTAAGAAACTTTCTCGAGAGCGAAGGGATGACCGGAATTCCAGAAAAAGCGCTTCAGTCCTCGCACTCTTTTGATGCCTGCCTGGCTGCGTATGCCGCCTGGAAATGGCATGAAGGAAAATCAGAGTTTCTCTATCAAGCGGAACCCCCGTTTCACCCATTTGATATGAGTTGTTAA
- a CDS encoding DUF1850 domain-containing protein yields the protein MKSLRLLTMKPSDSTKQFMYQTSIALVLILIVFLYPFFPVVALEKGESGKVIAYVPFEDNPANFDIRYTHSVHKTPVQESYYVSESGEIVQYELAYENFAIGMPSHADAGERFVQDEEGYKIKDMNRKFPFIDLRTGQVVANHVLLVQDKEIELSRIIEPGSWLHLESENISLWQWMKGVNVLE from the coding sequence GTGAAAAGCCTGCGTCTTCTTACGATGAAACCTTCTGATTCAACAAAACAGTTTATGTATCAAACGTCGATCGCCCTTGTACTCATCTTAATCGTTTTTCTTTATCCGTTTTTTCCCGTAGTGGCTCTTGAAAAAGGAGAGTCCGGCAAAGTGATTGCATATGTGCCATTTGAAGATAATCCAGCGAACTTTGACATTCGCTACACACACTCCGTTCACAAAACGCCGGTGCAGGAATCGTATTATGTATCGGAATCAGGTGAAATCGTGCAGTATGAACTGGCGTATGAGAATTTTGCGATCGGGATGCCTTCTCATGCAGATGCAGGAGAGCGTTTTGTCCAAGATGAAGAGGGATATAAAATCAAAGATATGAACCGAAAGTTTCCGTTTATTGATCTTAGAACGGGACAGGTTGTAGCCAACCACGTCCTTCTTGTACAAGATAAAGAAATTGAATTAAGTCGGATTATCGAACCAGGATCATGGCTTCATCTTGAATCAGAAAACATTAGTTTATGGCAGTGGATGAAAGGAGTGAACGTACTTGAGTGA
- a CDS encoding TerC family protein, whose product MDVGLLLEYAWVLLVLIGLEGVLAADNALVMAIMVKHLDPKKRKKALFYGLGGAFVFRFGSLFIISFLVDIWQVQAIGAIYLLFLSLNHLVKKFFLNDRKESKKEKNSQQGAGFWTTVLKVELADIAFAVDSILAAVALALTLPNTNLPRIGGMDGGQFLVILTGGIVGLIIMRFAANYFVRLLHRKPGLETAAFAIVGWVGVKLAVYTLAHPNLGILAEDFPKETAWKITFWGVLVAIALGGWFLSSERKETEREDENEDTLEEENEEANDF is encoded by the coding sequence ATGGATGTTGGTCTTTTACTGGAATATGCCTGGGTGCTACTCGTTTTAATCGGTCTTGAAGGGGTGCTAGCAGCAGACAATGCACTCGTCATGGCCATTATGGTAAAGCACCTTGATCCCAAAAAGCGCAAAAAAGCCTTGTTTTATGGACTTGGCGGAGCATTTGTCTTTCGCTTTGGCTCTCTCTTCATCATTTCTTTTCTCGTCGATATTTGGCAGGTACAGGCCATTGGCGCCATTTACTTGCTGTTTCTCAGTTTAAATCATCTTGTTAAAAAGTTTTTCTTAAACGATCGAAAAGAAAGCAAAAAGGAAAAGAATTCTCAGCAAGGGGCTGGCTTTTGGACAACCGTTCTAAAAGTAGAGCTTGCTGATATTGCTTTTGCAGTTGATTCCATTTTGGCGGCCGTCGCCTTAGCATTAACGCTTCCAAATACAAATTTACCTCGAATTGGTGGCATGGATGGTGGTCAATTCCTTGTGATCTTAACAGGAGGAATTGTTGGGCTGATTATTATGCGATTCGCTGCAAATTATTTTGTGAGGCTTTTGCATCGTAAGCCTGGGTTAGAAACCGCAGCGTTTGCGATTGTCGGCTGGGTTGGTGTAAAGCTCGCTGTCTATACGCTTGCGCATCCAAACCTAGGCATCCTCGCAGAAGATTTCCCGAAAGAAACAGCGTGGAAAATCACGTTCTGGGGTGTCCTAGTTGCCATTGCCCTTGGCGGCTGGTTTTTATCTTCAGAACGTAAGGAAACAGAACGAGAAGACGAGAATGAAGATACGCTTGAAGAAGAAAATGAGGAAGCGAATGATTTTTAA